The proteins below are encoded in one region of Legionella antarctica:
- the istB gene encoding IS21-like element helper ATPase IstB, which produces MSDINMLELAKKLRLTGIPDTLLARVEQARAASLSYEELLSMLFQDEDEARQQKLLAGRVRQARFEEPQCFENFELARYSTQVTQAIRTLMTGKFIKEKNHVIIMGPVGTGKTHLAQALGLMACQRHKKVCFIRANELLNQFHQARADETWTALFKRYSRYDVLILDDFGLKALSPEQSTDLYDLIAAIHVNSMLIITTNRKIEGWMELFYDPVMANAALDRIVNKAYRIVLDGESYRKKFIPKFNLVDDK; this is translated from the coding sequence ATGAGTGATATCAATATGTTAGAGCTTGCAAAAAAACTACGTTTGACAGGGATCCCAGACACACTGCTAGCAAGAGTAGAACAGGCTCGCGCAGCGTCCCTCTCTTATGAAGAGTTGCTCTCAATGTTGTTTCAGGATGAGGATGAGGCTCGTCAACAAAAATTGCTTGCTGGGCGTGTAAGGCAAGCTCGATTTGAGGAGCCTCAGTGTTTTGAAAATTTTGAACTGGCTCGATATTCAACACAAGTCACACAAGCCATCCGCACCCTGATGACAGGGAAGTTTATCAAAGAAAAAAACCATGTCATCATCATGGGACCTGTTGGCACCGGAAAGACTCACCTGGCTCAAGCCCTGGGTCTAATGGCATGTCAACGACATAAAAAAGTCTGCTTTATAAGAGCGAATGAACTGTTAAATCAGTTCCACCAAGCAAGAGCGGATGAAACATGGACTGCGCTTTTTAAACGTTACTCACGATACGATGTGCTTATTTTAGATGACTTCGGGCTGAAAGCATTATCGCCAGAACAGTCCACTGATCTGTATGATTTAATAGCAGCTATCCATGTAAACTCTATGCTAATTATAACTACTAACCGTAAAATAGAAGGATGGATGGAGCTATTTTATGATCCGGTTATGGCAAACGCAGCATTAGATCGTATCGTAAATAAAGCTTATCGAATTGTTCTTGATGGGGAGTCATACAGGAAAAAATTTATACCGAAATTTAATTTAGTAGATGACAAGTGA
- the istA gene encoding IS21 family transposase has product MRIKTMAEIREVLYQHKKGMTQRNIEKSLSVSRMSIRKYVSMAKDLGYQEDISNDELEVIALQIHNKIVNTTANNRPNKSEKELEAHHEKIASLLTEKWITHMQIHRILSDNGLVSSRRSLSRYIERHFPSLPKATVHLLTKPGHEAQVDYAFVGFINNKKTYAFIMTLSHSRYRYVEFVHSQNQQSWAQSHINAFHFFGGVPNCILLDNLKSGIIKAHIYDPTVNETYAELSRFYDFIADPAKARTPEHKGKVERSVQLVKEQVIAGITYDDLASMNAFARDWCANKVSHVICSTTGEKPIDVFKNEEFNLLNPLPAGAFDMPIWMDAQVHRDHHFVVAGNFYSVPTIHIGTKVKIRVGLKTVQAYVNHALIKTHIRNYGRGQWETDPNDYHNSAKYYLENTAGVCIEAAKAIGQATEEMVTKVLAEGSRTSLRKAQAIIRLVEEYGNERLENACLRAILFDNYTHQSLKKILTEGLDKKDTRTFSTKRSANHENFAYIRAASDYSSTMEAHYE; this is encoded by the coding sequence ATGAGGATTAAAACAATGGCAGAAATTAGAGAGGTGCTATATCAGCACAAAAAAGGGATGACTCAACGCAATATTGAAAAGTCTCTAAGCGTTTCACGAATGAGCATACGCAAGTACGTTTCAATGGCCAAGGATTTGGGTTATCAGGAGGATATTTCCAATGATGAGCTCGAAGTTATCGCTTTGCAGATACATAATAAAATCGTTAATACTACAGCCAACAACAGACCCAATAAATCAGAAAAAGAACTTGAGGCGCATCACGAAAAAATAGCATCACTCCTCACTGAGAAGTGGATTACCCATATGCAGATACACCGAATTTTAAGCGATAATGGTCTTGTTAGCAGTCGAAGAAGTCTTAGTCGTTATATTGAACGTCATTTCCCCTCGTTGCCTAAGGCTACGGTACATTTGTTAACAAAGCCTGGGCATGAAGCACAAGTTGACTATGCGTTTGTTGGGTTTATCAATAATAAAAAAACATACGCTTTTATTATGACGTTATCACATAGTCGGTATCGATATGTTGAGTTTGTACATTCTCAAAATCAGCAATCATGGGCGCAAAGCCATATCAATGCCTTTCATTTTTTTGGAGGCGTGCCCAACTGCATTCTTTTAGACAATTTGAAATCGGGAATTATTAAAGCACATATTTATGATCCAACGGTCAATGAAACCTATGCAGAGTTATCTCGCTTTTATGACTTTATAGCCGATCCGGCGAAGGCTCGAACGCCCGAGCACAAGGGGAAGGTTGAGCGTAGTGTTCAATTGGTAAAAGAACAGGTTATCGCGGGGATAACCTATGATGATTTGGCCTCGATGAACGCCTTTGCACGTGATTGGTGCGCTAATAAGGTATCGCACGTCATCTGCAGTACCACTGGTGAAAAGCCAATTGACGTATTTAAAAATGAAGAATTTAATTTATTAAACCCACTGCCAGCAGGCGCTTTTGATATGCCCATTTGGATGGATGCTCAAGTTCATCGTGACCATCATTTTGTTGTTGCTGGTAATTTTTATTCTGTGCCAACGATACATATCGGGACAAAGGTTAAAATTAGAGTTGGCTTGAAGACCGTTCAGGCCTATGTGAATCATGCTTTGATTAAGACCCATATTCGTAACTACGGGCGTGGACAGTGGGAAACGGATCCCAATGACTACCATAATTCTGCAAAGTATTACTTAGAAAATACTGCTGGCGTTTGTATTGAAGCGGCCAAAGCAATTGGTCAGGCAACGGAGGAAATGGTCACAAAGGTACTGGCTGAAGGCTCTAGAACGAGCTTAAGAAAAGCCCAGGCTATCATCCGCTTGGTTGAGGAATACGGTAATGAGCGCCTTGAAAATGCATGTTTACGCGCGATTTTATTTGATAATTATACTCATCAATCATTGAAAAAAATCCTCACGGAAGGCCTGGATAAAAAAGACACGAGAACATTCTCCACTAAGCGCTCGGCCAATCATGAGAACTTTGCCTATATTCGCGCAGCAAGTGATTACAGCTCAACGATGGAGGCTCATTATGAGTGA
- a CDS encoding AAA family ATPase produces the protein MIKDNLAHQNMMEAIIKNADELDQINPNLTKGQKSAVILALTNTDRFISIQGLAGVGKTTMTKEIQKFAEHKNIAVYGLTPTHKARQELSAQGIKSDTVDSFLLNAAPYPPKSMFIVDETSMVSNKQYRALQKKAIELDGRLIYAGDMTQLQSLEAGIPHELTITSKTQKTAFMEDIIRQNPNPDLKEAVLNASQMKLGESLEKVKQINPQDYIQRKQSFSHDSQSSIKEIPVVLDENKKNPSYEPIYKAIAEDYLSRTKEHRDQTLIVAPANVDRHEISLLVRAGLKQTGEIDNKDIQVNRYLPKDMHKVDMLYAKSYEVNDIIRFDKTYSVAKRGDYFKITAKDCEKNELTCMHEGIEYKISPHELAHKARMSVYVEVSSVLSKGDRVRIKKTQKESNLLANTEYVVSSLSSDTLKLSNKDGELLLNRNDHASKHWDYAYTNTAHSIQGGTDSFVIGLMLAEREKATNYRSYLIIISRAKIQATLYTEDYGAFKKILTDFKKQDETNKKSALLMEKAHQQQKQKEESLKDIHAKNSALNLESNVMQGLSNPDKSSQKSKARGFVHQELSVKAIEARLSANMESLCLALIGEPNRKQSSKTEYRYGAKGSLSINLSKGLWKNFETEEAGNALGLIKYAHHCNDFKEVLAFAKEFLGGYQMIVPKSKEESKVDKHAKEMQEQIKKKEKVMEIVGRSLSVKDTLAETYLKQTRGLSHFDEADIRFVEQQETYHGKKKVYVPALVAIARDEKGAINNIEVIVMGHDY, from the coding sequence GTGATTAAGGATAATTTAGCGCATCAAAATATGATGGAGGCCATTATAAAAAATGCTGATGAGTTAGACCAAATCAATCCCAACCTCACTAAAGGACAAAAAAGTGCAGTTATTCTGGCACTCACTAATACAGACCGATTTATCTCCATTCAAGGCCTGGCAGGGGTAGGGAAGACGACTATGACTAAGGAAATCCAGAAATTCGCTGAGCACAAAAATATTGCGGTCTATGGGTTAACTCCTACTCATAAAGCAAGGCAGGAATTGTCAGCTCAAGGGATTAAAAGCGATACCGTTGATAGTTTTCTCCTTAATGCCGCGCCGTACCCCCCAAAATCGATGTTTATCGTAGATGAAACCTCCATGGTCAGTAACAAACAATATCGTGCACTGCAAAAAAAAGCCATAGAACTCGATGGCCGATTAATTTATGCAGGGGATATGACCCAATTACAATCCCTTGAAGCAGGAATACCACACGAATTAACCATTACCTCAAAAACGCAAAAAACAGCGTTCATGGAAGACATTATTCGCCAAAATCCCAACCCAGACCTCAAAGAAGCGGTTTTAAACGCATCTCAAATGAAGTTAGGAGAAAGCCTTGAGAAGGTAAAACAAATCAATCCCCAGGATTACATTCAGCGCAAACAAAGCTTTTCACATGACAGTCAATCTTCGATTAAAGAAATACCTGTTGTATTGGATGAGAACAAGAAAAACCCCTCTTATGAGCCTATTTATAAAGCCATTGCCGAAGATTATTTAAGTAGAACCAAAGAGCACCGCGATCAAACGCTTATTGTTGCCCCTGCCAACGTAGACAGGCATGAAATTTCATTGCTGGTGCGAGCAGGACTTAAACAAACAGGAGAGATTGATAATAAGGACATACAGGTTAATCGCTATCTACCTAAAGACATGCACAAGGTCGACATGCTTTATGCTAAAAGCTATGAAGTTAATGATATTATTCGCTTTGATAAAACCTATTCTGTGGCTAAACGAGGTGATTATTTTAAAATCACTGCTAAAGATTGTGAAAAAAACGAACTAACCTGTATGCATGAAGGAATAGAGTACAAAATAAGCCCTCATGAATTGGCACACAAGGCAAGAATGTCAGTCTATGTCGAAGTCAGTTCCGTTTTATCTAAAGGCGATAGGGTAAGGATTAAGAAAACTCAAAAAGAATCTAATTTGCTCGCCAATACCGAGTATGTAGTCAGTAGCTTAAGCTCTGATACACTGAAGCTTTCAAACAAAGACGGTGAATTGCTGCTTAATAGGAACGATCATGCCAGCAAACATTGGGATTATGCCTACACCAATACAGCCCATTCAATCCAAGGGGGAACAGATAGCTTTGTGATAGGCCTTATGCTGGCTGAAAGAGAAAAAGCAACCAATTACCGCTCTTATTTAATAATTATATCAAGAGCCAAAATACAGGCGACCCTTTATACCGAAGATTATGGCGCGTTTAAAAAAATCTTAACCGATTTTAAAAAACAAGACGAGACCAACAAAAAATCAGCTTTGTTAATGGAAAAGGCGCATCAACAACAAAAACAGAAAGAAGAATCACTTAAAGATATTCATGCCAAAAATAGTGCACTTAATCTTGAAAGCAATGTAATGCAAGGGCTGAGTAACCCCGACAAATCATCTCAAAAAAGCAAGGCACGAGGGTTTGTGCACCAAGAACTTAGTGTGAAAGCTATAGAAGCCCGCCTGTCAGCAAATATGGAGTCTTTGTGTTTGGCTCTTATTGGCGAGCCTAACCGCAAGCAATCAAGCAAAACAGAATATCGATATGGTGCCAAAGGAAGTTTAAGCATTAATTTGAGCAAAGGGTTGTGGAAAAACTTTGAGACCGAGGAAGCTGGCAACGCTCTGGGGTTAATTAAATACGCGCATCATTGTAATGATTTTAAGGAGGTATTGGCTTTTGCTAAAGAGTTCTTGGGTGGTTATCAGATGATCGTACCAAAATCCAAAGAAGAATCTAAAGTTGATAAACATGCCAAAGAAATGCAGGAGCAAATTAAGAAAAAAGAAAAAGTCATGGAAATAGTTGGTCGCTCACTATCTGTGAAAGATACACTGGCTGAAACCTATTTAAAACAAACGCGCGGTTTAAGTCATTTTGATGAGGCTGATATCCGTTTTGTAGAACAACAAGAAACATATCATGGAAAGAAAAAGGTCTATGTACCCGCATTGGTTGCTATTGCACGGGATGAAAAGGGGGCTATAAACAATATTGAAGTAATTGTCATGGGCCACGATTACTAG
- a CDS encoding Tn3 family transposase — MKENPTDEQVDPHLFEFFVYQKMYRRLDKGLLCCNESVSYCDIDHDLIDDALVDDVEKIAHEFGYPNIPIYCSEHLDEVLNVLDNTWDRATKRISLGENPGFLIKETKSGEQEWSLGYDSLDKLDDAFFKTLTQVEIPDITMHIGNHVDMWRAFTHMKTRYHKKRKPVPLVVNACVLSDAFGIGEEKMADMSDLSHNLLRSTHEDFIRVDTLCPANDIASNLLHSLPIFKQWNLMDLQLLADADGQKLPTSESTIQSRYSKKFLGKEPGLSVYTLIANFVAVNAKNIGPNEYEGHCLYDVIFGNKTDIDIDMVTGDNHSLNQLNFVILDSIDIEYVPSIKNVKEATNDLFSVKSVDNYTGIIRPSGIIDKSLIQAEERGILRVLLSLLLQENTQSIIVKKINSSARYGRLKKALFEYNKILKSTHVLNLIDNMALRKAIRAARNRTEAYHQLQGLIRKVYRGVFKGKKIVNNRVSAHAVRLVANCIIAYNGIILNTIYEKMLKEGVSQDIIDEFIRISPIAWAHIAFTGKYSFKKSNGDINIAAMVEELEKHLKQHFWKVT, encoded by the coding sequence TTGAAAGAAAATCCAACTGATGAACAGGTAGATCCCCATTTATTTGAATTTTTTGTCTATCAAAAAATGTATCGTCGTTTAGATAAAGGACTGCTCTGTTGCAATGAAAGTGTCTCTTATTGTGACATAGACCATGATTTAATTGATGATGCGTTAGTGGATGATGTAGAAAAAATAGCCCATGAATTTGGTTATCCAAATATTCCAATCTATTGCAGTGAGCACTTAGATGAAGTGCTTAACGTACTGGATAACACGTGGGATAGGGCAACAAAACGCATTAGTCTTGGCGAAAATCCTGGATTTCTGATAAAAGAAACTAAATCTGGTGAGCAAGAGTGGAGTCTAGGCTACGATAGCCTGGATAAGCTAGATGATGCTTTTTTTAAGACCCTCACACAAGTAGAAATCCCTGATATTACTATGCATATTGGTAATCACGTTGATATGTGGCGTGCATTTACCCACATGAAAACCCGTTATCATAAAAAAAGAAAGCCTGTTCCTTTGGTTGTTAATGCGTGCGTACTGTCCGATGCCTTTGGTATTGGTGAGGAAAAAATGGCTGATATGTCAGATCTTAGCCATAATCTTTTGCGATCAACTCATGAAGATTTCATTCGTGTGGATACCTTATGCCCTGCGAATGATATAGCAAGCAATCTACTCCATTCATTGCCTATTTTTAAACAATGGAATTTAATGGATTTACAATTATTAGCTGATGCAGACGGACAAAAGCTTCCAACTAGTGAAAGTACAATTCAGTCAAGATATTCAAAAAAATTTCTTGGCAAAGAACCAGGGCTTTCTGTGTACACATTAATTGCTAATTTTGTTGCTGTGAATGCCAAGAATATTGGGCCTAATGAGTATGAAGGACACTGTCTCTATGATGTAATCTTTGGCAATAAGACAGACATTGATATTGACATGGTGACTGGAGACAACCACTCTTTAAATCAACTCAATTTTGTTATACTGGATTCAATAGATATTGAATATGTTCCAAGTATAAAAAATGTTAAAGAAGCGACAAATGACTTGTTTTCGGTTAAATCAGTTGATAACTACACTGGAATTATTCGTCCTAGTGGGATCATTGATAAAAGCCTGATTCAAGCTGAGGAAAGAGGGATATTACGGGTTTTACTCTCCTTACTTCTGCAGGAAAATACTCAGAGCATCATCGTTAAAAAAATAAATTCTTCTGCTCGGTATGGAAGATTAAAAAAAGCACTTTTTGAGTACAATAAAATATTAAAAAGTACGCATGTATTAAATTTAATAGATAACATGGCGCTTAGGAAGGCCATACGTGCGGCAAGAAATCGGACAGAGGCTTATCACCAATTGCAAGGTCTCATTAGGAAAGTTTATCGTGGGGTCTTTAAGGGAAAGAAAATTGTTAACAATCGAGTCAGCGCACATGCAGTAAGACTTGTTGCAAACTGCATCATTGCCTACAACGGTATTATTTTGAATACTATTTATGAAAAAATGCTTAAAGAAGGGGTTAGCCAAGACATTATTGATGAGTTTATTAGAATATCACCTATTGCTTGGGCGCATATTGCCTTTACCGGAAAGTACAGTTTTAAAAAAAGTAATGGTGATATTAATATTGCAGCAATGGTTGAGGAACTGGAAAAACATTTAAAACAGCATTTTTGGAAAGTTACTTAA
- a CDS encoding DUF4158 domain-containing protein, with the protein MYSPNRINLLSDQEIEAIYAIPEFNKAERELYFSITDEEMLIVKKYRTTKAQIYFIRLLGYFKAKQQFYKFNLGQDNNSQFILGKYFGERLLGLTGQIDFKTYQKQKTDILLLFGFKDWQPMHESKIQLHLSELIKLYPKGHDALRQLLNYFSSQQIVLPSYRTIQDMFTNAYSMEDARLDELISVIPESKKEQLSVLINKEDGITPLNVIRLDQKNFKYKAIKAEVDKALGLVELYDFAKNFLPRLKISKNSIRYYADLAEQYAASRLRRLSKPQQWLQALCFVYHRYQQIMDHLITSFIYHTRGIMNEGKIYAEKAMTEHSSGLVVDLPKLARFLKWFPNRKQNLTHDELNHQAYNILPEEQFPALAQFLEGSVFDKKAAKWAFYLESSRQIALYLRPIMLAVPLVFYKKDSDIMKLIDLLKKHYGADKSPSSFKLTRIWRTPSLKQ; encoded by the coding sequence ATGTATAGCCCTAATCGAATAAACCTGTTATCTGATCAAGAAATTGAAGCCATTTATGCTATCCCTGAATTTAATAAAGCTGAACGAGAGTTGTATTTTTCAATAACGGATGAGGAAATGCTCATCGTCAAAAAATATCGCACTACGAAGGCACAGATTTATTTTATTCGATTGCTTGGCTATTTTAAGGCCAAGCAACAGTTTTATAAATTTAATTTAGGCCAAGATAATAACTCACAATTTATTTTAGGAAAATATTTCGGGGAACGCCTACTGGGACTTACAGGTCAAATCGATTTTAAAACTTATCAAAAACAAAAAACTGATATTCTCTTGTTGTTTGGCTTTAAAGATTGGCAGCCAATGCATGAGTCCAAAATTCAGCTTCATTTAAGTGAGTTGATCAAACTTTACCCTAAAGGACATGATGCTCTACGACAATTATTAAACTACTTTAGTAGTCAACAGATTGTTTTACCTTCGTATCGCACCATACAGGATATGTTTACCAATGCATATTCAATGGAAGATGCTCGACTTGATGAACTTATTTCAGTTATTCCAGAATCAAAAAAAGAACAACTGTCGGTTTTAATCAATAAAGAGGATGGGATAACTCCATTGAATGTAATACGGTTGGATCAGAAGAATTTTAAATATAAGGCTATCAAGGCTGAGGTAGATAAGGCATTGGGACTTGTCGAATTATATGATTTTGCAAAAAACTTCCTCCCAAGACTCAAAATATCCAAGAATTCTATTCGCTATTATGCTGATTTAGCGGAACAATACGCTGCTTCTAGGCTCAGACGTTTAAGTAAGCCACAACAATGGCTTCAAGCTCTGTGTTTTGTATATCATCGTTATCAACAAATTATGGATCACTTAATTACCAGCTTTATATATCACACCAGAGGTATAATGAATGAGGGTAAAATATATGCTGAAAAGGCAATGACTGAGCATAGTTCTGGTTTAGTTGTTGACTTACCAAAATTGGCTCGATTTCTAAAATGGTTTCCAAATCGCAAGCAGAATTTAACCCATGATGAGCTAAACCACCAAGCTTATAATATTTTACCAGAGGAACAGTTCCCTGCCCTTGCACAATTTTTGGAAGGCAGTGTATTTGATAAAAAAGCAGCTAAATGGGCATTTTATCTGGAATCATCAAGGCAAATTGCATTGTATCTCCGGCCTATTATGTTAGCAGTACCGCTCGTATTTTATAAAAAAGACAGCGATATTATGAAGCTTATCGATTTACTCAAAAAACATTATGGTGCTGATAAAAGTCCATCATCATTTAAGCTGACAAGGATTTGGAGGACACCATCTCTAAAACAATGA
- a CDS encoding DUF4160 domain-containing protein — protein sequence MPTISAFYGILIQMFWGDHAPPHFHALYAEYEVLIDIHTLEVVRGSMPRRALALVLEWAFQHRAELFEDWTLCENNQSPKKISPLE from the coding sequence ATGCCAACAATTAGTGCATTTTATGGAATACTGATTCAAATGTTTTGGGGTGATCATGCACCTCCTCATTTTCATGCCTTATATGCTGAATATGAAGTTCTTATTGATATTCATACACTTGAAGTGGTTCGAGGCTCTATGCCCCGCAGGGCATTGGCTTTAGTATTAGAATGGGCTTTTCAGCACCGTGCTGAATTATTTGAGGATTGGACATTATGCGAAAACAATCAGTCGCCAAAGAAAATATCGCCCCTGGAATAG
- a CDS encoding DUF2442 domain-containing protein: protein MRKQSVAKENIAPGIVCTAPWRLTKVTPLPNYELEVEFNDGTHGFVEMVKLIMSDKAGVFAVLQDKDLFNKAHLEYGVLTWPGEIDLAPDAMHDAIKQKGRWVL from the coding sequence ATGCGAAAACAATCAGTCGCCAAAGAAAATATCGCCCCTGGAATAGTTTGTACCGCTCCTTGGAGACTAACGAAAGTCACACCACTGCCCAATTATGAGCTTGAAGTTGAATTCAATGACGGAACGCATGGGTTTGTTGAAATGGTTAAATTGATCATGAGTGATAAAGCAGGTGTATTTGCAGTACTTCAAGATAAAGACCTTTTTAATAAGGCTCATCTTGAATATGGAGTACTCACTTGGCCTGGTGAAATTGATTTAGCACCGGATGCAATGCATGATGCAATCAAACAAAAAGGCCGTTGGGTTTTGTAA
- a CDS encoding AAA family ATPase: MIAFIALKPYSIILTMRLRMILLIGGEKGGTGKTTISTNLAALRALDGYDVLLVDTDPQKTASFWSLTRDDNNILPRVTTIQKFDNVKKEIQALKSKFDDIIIDAGGRDSVELRTSLLVANKAVFPLRASQFDLWTLAKVNSHVSDAKAINEGLNAFVMINQASPNPSVKEGEEAGGFLDDFIELRLLNTMITERIAFRKAAISGKSVKELLPEDKKASSEILSLYEEIFNV, encoded by the coding sequence TTGATTGCATTCATTGCGCTTAAGCCGTATTCTATTATTTTAACTATGAGGTTGAGAATGATCTTACTAATCGGTGGTGAAAAAGGTGGTACTGGTAAAACAACAATTTCTACTAATCTTGCAGCTCTCCGGGCTCTTGATGGATATGATGTATTGCTTGTGGATACAGATCCTCAAAAAACAGCTAGTTTTTGGAGCTTAACGAGAGATGATAATAATATTTTGCCCAGAGTTACTACTATACAGAAATTTGACAATGTAAAAAAAGAAATTCAAGCACTTAAGAGTAAATTTGACGACATTATTATCGATGCCGGTGGTCGTGATTCAGTTGAACTAAGAACCTCGCTTTTGGTAGCAAATAAAGCGGTATTTCCTTTGAGGGCTTCACAATTTGATCTGTGGACTTTAGCAAAAGTTAATAGCCATGTTAGCGATGCCAAAGCAATTAATGAGGGATTAAATGCATTTGTAATGATAAATCAAGCATCCCCTAATCCTTCGGTTAAAGAAGGTGAAGAGGCGGGAGGGTTCTTGGATGATTTCATAGAGTTGCGATTACTAAATACCATGATTACCGAAAGAATTGCATTTAGAAAAGCAGCAATTTCTGGCAAAAGTGTTAAAGAATTACTTCCTGAAGACAAAAAAGCATCGAGTGAAATACTTTCGCTCTATGAGGAGATATTCAATGTCTAA
- a CDS encoding outer membrane protein: MKHRLVLSLITAGVLGSTASAGTMGPVMAIKDWTWVGSVSAGPVWARGGETQTFYLAPEIEKTYAARKSTNALASGELFVGIQKSLSSQWLGQLGLAVTTTGSAHLQGIIWDDADPQFDNYSYQYKVRNTRIAAKGKLLLDKGYWLMPWVSASLGVGFNRTHEFTNTPLIFEALPNANFTDHTKTALTYTLGAGVQKSLNDHWQVGVGYEFADWGKSELGRAFGQTMNSGLALNHLYTNGVLVNLTYVA; encoded by the coding sequence ATGAAGCATCGCTTAGTTCTTTCTCTCATCACGGCAGGAGTGCTGGGAAGTACAGCCTCAGCTGGCACTATGGGGCCTGTCATGGCCATCAAAGACTGGACCTGGGTAGGCTCTGTGAGCGCAGGCCCGGTTTGGGCTCGTGGTGGGGAGACTCAGACTTTTTATTTGGCTCCGGAAATTGAAAAGACGTATGCGGCCAGAAAATCGACCAATGCATTAGCATCAGGTGAGCTGTTTGTGGGGATACAAAAGTCATTATCCTCCCAGTGGTTGGGTCAATTGGGACTGGCAGTGACCACCACCGGCAGTGCCCATCTTCAGGGCATTATCTGGGATGATGCCGACCCTCAATTTGATAATTACAGCTACCAATATAAAGTACGCAACACGCGCATAGCGGCAAAAGGAAAACTTCTGCTTGATAAAGGCTATTGGCTCATGCCCTGGGTGAGCGCGAGCCTTGGCGTTGGTTTTAACCGCACTCATGAATTCACCAACACACCCTTGATTTTTGAAGCCTTACCCAATGCCAATTTTACAGACCACACAAAAACCGCATTGACCTACACGCTGGGGGCTGGCGTGCAAAAGTCGCTCAATGACCACTGGCAGGTAGGGGTTGGATATGAGTTTGCCGACTGGGGTAAAAGCGAACTGGGTCGCGCTTTTGGGCAGACTATGAATTCAGGATTAGCACTCAATCACCTTTACACCAATGGGGTGTTGGTCAATCTTACTTACGTGGCATAA
- a CDS encoding DUF1566 domain-containing protein, with protein MQQFTVAPSAGANGSISPTTAQVVNAGSSLTFTATPNTGFGVNQWLLDGNVVQNGGTSFQLNNIQANHAIEVTFNQTTLSPLTQNLALSINNPGADPALSGTARIIRIENTGSIPANNVQVSTSGFPAGTSITSNACMGTLNNGATCDITITPGINASLDSLSSACTTAPGTAPVPTTVTVTADNAPSTDVNVLVLGYGCIYQGGFLFSVDNATPSTQSIGGKVAALTDEEESPADFFFQWATLFDNTAADSITDGLSNTNALETPVGQYPAAQACRNKSEQGFTDWFMPAICELGRYSNPPGGTDAGCGTTNPNLYTTLHTNGLGGFAGDFYWGSTEFSGVPTTGAWIQNFFDGVQDVDNKFDSLRVRCVRAFTP; from the coding sequence GTGCAGCAATTCACCGTGGCACCATCGGCGGGTGCGAATGGCTCCATTTCCCCCACAACAGCACAGGTGGTCAATGCTGGCAGCAGCCTGACGTTTACGGCAACACCCAATACCGGTTTCGGAGTCAATCAGTGGCTGCTGGATGGCAATGTGGTACAAAATGGTGGCACGAGCTTCCAGTTGAACAATATCCAGGCTAATCATGCTATAGAGGTAACCTTTAATCAGACAACCCTGTCTCCTCTCACGCAAAACTTGGCTTTGTCAATTAACAATCCAGGAGCAGACCCAGCCCTTTCTGGCACTGCGCGCATCATTCGAATAGAAAATACGGGCTCAATACCAGCAAACAACGTACAGGTGAGTACATCCGGATTTCCTGCTGGAACGTCAATTACCAGTAATGCCTGTATGGGCACACTGAATAACGGAGCCACCTGCGACATCACCATCACCCCAGGCATTAATGCCAGTTTGGATTCTTTAAGCTCTGCCTGCACTACTGCGCCAGGAACTGCGCCTGTACCAACAACGGTCACAGTAACTGCAGATAATGCGCCATCTACGGACGTTAATGTCTTGGTGTTAGGATACGGTTGTATTTATCAAGGGGGTTTTTTGTTTTCTGTGGATAATGCCACACCCAGCACACAAAGCATTGGTGGGAAAGTGGCCGCATTAACGGATGAAGAAGAAAGTCCAGCAGACTTTTTTTTCCAATGGGCAACATTATTCGATAATACGGCAGCGGACAGTATCACGGATGGATTAAGTAACACCAATGCGCTTGAAACCCCTGTAGGTCAATATCCGGCAGCGCAGGCCTGTCGAAACAAGAGTGAACAGGGGTTTACTGACTGGTTCATGCCGGCGATTTGCGAGTTGGGACGATATTCCAATCCACCAGGAGGAACTGATGCGGGTTGTGGCACTACCAATCCCAACTTATATACAACGTTGCATACGAATGGTTTAGGCGGTTTTGCCGGTGACTTCTACTGGGGTTCTACCGAGTTTTCCGGCGTTCCTACGACCGGCGCCTGGATCCAGAACTTCTTCGATGGCGTCCAGGACGTCGACAATAAGTTCGACAGTCTTCGGGTTAGGTGTGTTCGGGCTTTTACCCCTTAA